The DNA window GTTTTGGACTGAATTTTAAAATACCAAGCTGTTGAAGCACGGCTGGGACTATATAGTCAGCCATTATAGTCAGAGAGCTGATGTCTTTAAACTCGCCATATCCTTGGCCATTAAAGGCACCCCATAAATCTGCTACAAATATCTGAGCTcttttatataaaaatacttGACGACCTTTGTACACTGAGTGGTCTCTAAAACCTAGAATATTTCATATTAGGAGTCAGTGAAACAAATATTTTGCACATTATCAATATCAACTTGAAAGATAAATACTTCAAAATTGGTCATAATTTATTTCAGAAGAAAATGTTCTACCAGGAAAATGACGTGCAACAAGGGCAACAAGATTCATAGCTGATTTTCCACATTGCTCAACTAGATTAGAAGCTTTTCCGTCAAAACTTCTTTCCAGCTCAATCCCAACCTAGCAGTAGAAGTGAAGATATTAGACATATGACTGACATTTCAAGAGATGcttatcaattattattattagttacatTCAAAGAATTCAATGTCAAAAAAAGGAATGAAACTAATAATAACTAAGATGGATGATATAACTGTGACTATAGGTAACTTCAGAAGCAATGATTTGTTTTACCTCGTGAAGTAACCTAACACGTTCATCTTCCAAAGGAAGAGGTCTAGGCCAATTCAAAAGCTCGCGTAGTTGTGGACCTACCATTATGAATTAAATTTGTCAGTGAGTTATGCGGGAAAAGTATTTCTTCATAGAAAGCATGCAAATCCATCATAAGGCTTGATGTAAACAGAGATGTCgatacatatttttaaaaatgctGCCACTTGAACAAAAATTTCAGACTCGACATTGTTCTCTCATGTGAGTAATTACAACTTGACTGTGGTTCGTGCACAAACACGTCAGGCAATCAAATATATACCAAGCAAAACTATTCAGTGTTTTGTTCACAGTCTTGAGGCCTGATTACTTAGTATGTAACTGTATGTACCAGTACATTCTCTACAATACAATATAAACTCATTTCACCTCTGTACATAACTACCTACCCTTAAATAATCTTAACAAACTGTAGTCTTAAATTTCATTTGATGATAAAAACATGAACtgaattgaagatgaagtttgacacaTCCTATTGTCAGTTTCCAATCATTTTTATTCACGAAAATAGACATGTTAGTTTGCATACGGGCAATGCAAGTTCCAAGCAGAATTACCAGTATACTTTTGCAGGCGATCAGCATCAAATGCAGACTTATCTTTTTGAAGAGCTGCTTTAAGTCCAGAGGCCAAATCATCATAATTCAAATCCTTATCTGTTTCATAATGAGAAAAGAGAGTGATCAATGAAAAGAAAGTACAGAAAGAATGACAAGGTTAAAATCCAGAGGGAAAAATATATCCTAAAATTCTAGGACTAGGATAGAAGACATTTCACTAATCCCATTTTAAGTATATGTAAACTAGAAAGTCAAGTAAAAACTGACCCGCAAATATCCTAATATATGACCAATAACACCCTAGAGTACAACACCCAACAACTATGATACACAGGTAAAGGTACAGACACGAGATAGATACggcatttaaaaaaaatcaaggtATGGGTATGACAAATGTTAATAATTAATTGATATATGTTAGCATTGACTATTTTCTTCTTCAATATCACCTAATTTCCCATATGTTAGAAACTAACATAGAGAAGCATTTTAAGTAAAGGTAAAAACTTAAGTGCTGTTTCTTACCTCCAGTTGATTCTGATCTGTACTAAACATACAAAACTGTCAAAATTTATCAAAAGGTATAATGTAAAAACTGTTAATTTGTACCACCTCATTTAATAAGACAACTGTTTTTGTATCTTACTACAAAAAGTTAAGTTTTATTAcggttttttattcaaataagTTTTGCAAAAGTGATGATAATGATGGAAATGTTTGAAAGCAGTAGCATTAGTTGGGTCAATAAAGGAGCCACTCCAGCAACTGGTCTCACATTACCAATAACAACCAAACACAGGAACCAAAATGCTTTTGACCAAATGTTCAAATCAAATGTTCAGGAAAAATATCACAGATATGGAAATCCAAATTTTCCACCTCTTGGATATTCACAAACTATTTTCACATTCACATCCATCATTTTCCAACAGCATGTTAAACAGGTATAATAACTTATTCACACTGTAACATTAAGAAAGCTCTTCTTAGTGCCTATTAGAATTGTCTTGCTTGAACTTATCTACCCATACAATCACTTGTGATTATTCATAAGAACTTATAAAAACAGCATATTTATGATGTGCCCACAAGCTACTTTCATCTCTTCGGCATAACATGAAAACAGATTTACTTTATTTTATCTATATAGCTTATAAAGAAATGTACACCGATAAGTGCTTATCCTATAAGCACTTAATTAAACTGTTTATCAAAACAGGGCTATATGCATAGCTTTAAAGACCAAAATCTTGTAATGAGGAAAAACTTAACTTTTTTCTAGTAATAGCACTACAAATTACAATGAACTCATTTCATAATAACCAAACAAATGCAGCCACAATAAATTCAAACACACTCCACAAAAGTCACAAcagataaaaatacacaaaaacaGGGGACCATTAACAcccaaaatcaaagaaaataatgCCAATGGTTAACTATCAAGTAAGGTTTTAAATAACAGTCGCGGTTGCGTACAGGTTTTCGCGATTGCGTTCGTTGCAGTGTGAATTAACTACAGTTTGTTATTTGTCATAAAAACGGTGGATATCGAAACCTTCCAATACCGTTTTGTCGCGGTTGTTTTCCGGTAACAAACTATTATTTAAAACCTGTAATCCTTAGGCATTTTCGTCATAAGTTTGTACATGGCATTTCAAGTGgaaaaagaaaaaatcaaaacaaaaaacataCCAGGCCAGAAGCAAAAATTCAAAGCATCCAAGACAAACAAGTACTGAACAGTGAGTGGTccattatcaaaataatgaatcccTTCAAAATCCCATTCAACTTTGGGAATAGACTCAATCGTGCTCACTACTTTCTCAATTCCtgaaaacaaaatcatcatctcaaACATAAGCAAACACATTCgaacaaaaaaaaagtttcacaATGAACGACATTAGTCAGAAGCTACCTGAAGAATCGACGGTGACATGGGAGGAGCGGCTAGCGACCCAAGCGGAGGTAGCCCTAACTTCATCCATGGAGTTTTCACAATGCGGCGTTTGAATACGAACTTCTGATAGTAAACCCTAAAACCAAAGTGTTTCTAGAGAAACTAAAAGTGACTAGAAGTTTATGATAGTTTGGTTATTTATATAGTGTGTTCAAAGTTTCGCGGGTTTTCATGCTGAGGGTGAGGGATAGATAAGAGGCGACGTTGGCGTGTTTTTCTTCCGTATATTGGAAAGGCTTATGGGCCACGAAATGCCTAATTAAAGGCCTATCGAGGATGATAAAGTTGGTATATTTTCCGCAATGTACCCAATGAATAATGTCTTTTTCACACCTACCTTTTCCATTCAAACAATATTGTCCGTGTAGTTTGATTTATGCACGTTTATTTATCAAAAATAGAGATCACAATGAAAAAGTAGAATCTCATCTTTTCTTGAGGGTGAGTTTTGTCCATTGCAGTCTTATCTAGCTTAAGAAATTAGTCTTTAAAATTGTGTGTAAAGAATATTtgatttctaaaataaaataaaatctcatTTCATGGTATAATAAAATCCATGCGCATGAGTTTATACTTAGTTGGCTGTAACGTTTGTACTCATGATTGTTGTGAAAAATTGTAAGAAATTTAGCGAATTTGTTGATAGTTTTAAACACGCAAAAAAAATTAATGTGTGAGACAAAAAATAATAACAGTAAAAATATATGATTTCAAGTAGCACACTAACAAGTTAAGAGTGAAGACAAATACATAATTAATAAGATAAAAGACACTTACATAAATAAACTTGTTTATCTAGATCGATCAAACCGATCTATTTTGGAGAATATAATCGCTTCTAATTTGCTATACCTCAAAAAATTGTTACAAATTGTTATAAcaaagttacaagaaaatagtcgcTCAAGTTCCTAAGAACAAACTCTATTTTCTACTCAAATATTTCTTAATCTCTCTAACTCTCTATATATGGATCACGCAAATCCAATGTGTTTATTAGAAGTGTTTATCAGTTCTCTTAGATATTTCTAAAAGTTTTTCAAATTCCAAAAACTCCGATGAATTTTTACCAATGTCTCTAAGTTTTCCAATAGAATTATTTTTTCTATCTTCAACTCTTAAGTTTTGAAGGTTATGAAGACAATAATATTGATAATCAGGTGTGGGGAAGAAGCCCCACATTGGTTAGAAAACGGAAGAATGAACACgctataagtgagagaacccacacacctatcaccttaaggttttgggtgaatatgtggtgtgtctctcacaaagtgtgTCCCAAAGTAGAATGCTCATTCGTTGACCCCCTCGAAGTTCCCTCAACAATGGTATCGTGGTCTTTGACTACTGAAATCCATCGGATATTTAACATACATAAAGCATAACTTATTAATGAACGAATCAACGAATCTGCGACTAAACTAAACATGATACCCAACAAGTACGAACTGTCTATCAGGTCCGATCCGCGTTACCATCGACCATCGCTCCTAGATGGTCGGACCCAT is part of the Vicia villosa cultivar HV-30 ecotype Madison, WI linkage group LG2, Vvil1.0, whole genome shotgun sequence genome and encodes:
- the LOC131646925 gene encoding uncharacterized protein LOC131646925, with protein sequence MDEVRATSAWVASRSSHVTVDSSGIEKVVSTIESIPKVEWDFEGIHYFDNGPLTVQYLFVLDALNFCFWPDKDLNYDDLASGLKAALQKDKSAFDADRLQKYTGPQLRELLNWPRPLPLEDERVRLLHEVGIELERSFDGKASNLVEQCGKSAMNLVALVARHFPGFRDHSVYKGRQVFLYKRAQIFVADLWGAFNGQGYGEFKDISSLTIMADYIVPAVLQQLGILKFSPKLASTIEASGEICPGTEEEVELRACSIHAVEKMRELISVKSGRQVLSVELDLWLWASGIETESLKHHRTLSIYY